One stretch of Hevea brasiliensis isolate MT/VB/25A 57/8 chromosome 12, ASM3005281v1, whole genome shotgun sequence DNA includes these proteins:
- the LOC131168786 gene encoding protein NETWORKED 4B-like: MINKKITKRSLTTEMDKNVRRMLKLIEEDGDSFAKKAEMYYQKRPELISLVEEFYRMYRSLAERYDHVTGELRKNIPSDLQSQSSNISEVVSEPSSIWPSPVLEQRLPNRKSGPRAAGFEFFLGSGGSSSDLQKEGDESSTLTDSESESDDSSVNNYSGLLGNGGDHAQNKKIIELEIKLREMKEKLLMQQEENGDGSFSEVRNENSEGLLARIAGYEQQLKIANQRILLSEEEVARLKIDLQKYKSLESTNCLQPEFALSTEENVNTREAELVPEMTEESQLQENIDRLEAEKNIDRLEANTEESDSTIKALADELKITKQKLQYAENEIVSLKHQLESDRPSENVINLQGQLTSAHKDINAWKAQFNAERNEVTKLQQRISWLKSSLSDRDHEIRDLQIAVSDAEQNIFPEKAQIKAEISRLLEERKCLEEKLREWESRSRSLEDEIRRLETEKLETEERLNSEINQLKEEIHERDGHVENLNKTLDSLKLERDNLIVQVTTLKADVISREDRIDQMDKHLQQLHMEHVKLITSAEGARQLAVELRSKVKDLEEEVERQRVVIVEGAEEKREAIRQLCFSLEHYRNGYHRLRQAFVGHKRVPVLAA; this comes from the coding sequence ATGATAAACAAGAAAATTACAAAACGTTCCTTGACAACAGAAATGGACAAGAACGTCAGGCGGATGTTAAAGCTAATTGAAGAGGATGGAGATTCATTTGCAAAAAAGGCTGAAATGTATTATCAAAAGAGGCCAGAATTGATTTCTCTTGTTGAAGAGTTCTACCGCATGTACCGGTCTCTAGCTGAACGTTATGATCATGTGACAGGGGAATTGAGGAAGAACATTCCATCAGATCTGCAATCCCAGAGCTCAAACATTTCTGAGGTTGTTTCTGAACCATCCTCAATTTGGCCGTCTCCTGTACTTGAACAGAGACTGCCAAATCGTAAATCTGGGCCTCGAGCTGCTGGTTTTGAATTCTTTCTTGGTTCTGGTGGAAGTAGCTCTGATCTTCAGAAAGAAGGAGATGAATCATCTACACTAACGGATTCTGAGTCAGAATCTGATGACTCCTCTGTAAACAATTACTCAGGTCTATTAGGGAATGGTGGGGATCATGCACAGAACAAGAAGATAATTGAATTAGAGATTAAGCTACGAGAAATGAAAGAGAAACTCTTGATGCAGCAGGAGGAGAATGGAGATGGCTCATTTAGCGAGGTGAGAAATGAGAATTCTGAGGGTCTGCTTGCTAGGATTGCAGGATACGAGCAACAGCTGAAGATTGCTAATCAGAGAATACTGCTTTCTGAAGAAGAGGTGGCCAGATTAAAAATTGACCTCCAGAAGTACAAATCTCTGGAGTCAACCAATTGTTTACAGCCTGAGTTCGCATTATCAACAGAAGAAAATGTTAATACTAGAGAGGCTGAGCTGGTACCTGAGATGACCGAGGAATCACAGCTTCAAGAAAATATTGACAGACTTGaagctgaaaaaaatattgacagACTTGAAGCTAATACTGAGGAATCTGATAGCACGATTAAGGCACTAGCAGATGAACTCAAAATCACAAAACAGAAGCTACAATATGCAGAGAATGAAATTGTTAGTTTGAAACATCAGCTTGAGAGTGATAGACCCTCTGAAAATGTCATCAATTTGCAGGGTCAGCTTACATCTGCTCATAAAGACATCAATGCATGGAAAGCCCAGTTTAATGCAGAAAGAAACGAGGTCACCAAACTGCAGCAAAGAATTTCATGGTTGAAAAGTAGTTTATCAGACAGGGATCATGAGATCAGAGACTTACAAATAGCAGTATCTGATGCTGAGCAGAATATCTTTCCGGAAAAAGCACAGATAAAGGCTGAAATATCTAGATTGTTGGAGGAACGAAAATGCTTGGAGGAGAAGCTAAGAGAATGGGAGTCACGTAGCCGTTCCCTTGAGGATGAAATTAGAAGGTTAGAGACAGAAAAGTTAGAAACAGAGGAAAGACTCAACTCTGAAATCAATCAGTTAAAGGAAGAAATTCATGAACGAGATGGTCACGTAGAAAATTTGAATAAAACCCTTGATTCTTTGAAGTTAGAGAGAGATAACCTTATCGTGCAAGTTACTACACTCAAAGCAGATGTAATCTCTAGAGAAGATCGGATTGATCAAATGGATAAGCATTTACAGCAATTACATATGGAGCATGTGAAGCTGATTACCAGTGCTGAAGGGGCACGTCAATTGGCAGTTGAATTGAGATCAAAAGTTAAGGATCTGGAAGAAGAAGTTGAAAGGCAAAGAGTTGTGATCGTAGAAGGAGCAGAAGAGAAAAGGGAAGCTATCAGACAATTGTGTTTCTCACTTGAACACTACAGAAATGGGTATCATAGGCTTAGGCAGGCTTTTGTTGGGCACAAGAGGGTTCCAGTTTTGGCAGCATAA